A part of Phoenix dactylifera cultivar Barhee BC4 chromosome 2, palm_55x_up_171113_PBpolish2nd_filt_p, whole genome shotgun sequence genomic DNA contains:
- the LOC103696961 gene encoding PGR5-like protein 1A, chloroplastic, whose product MASEVWLSLLSPRLPSRSPLLLKPSPPSSSSSFRRSSIFAASLGLASHHRRRVLVLRPRAADQQGQVQDDEVVDSKILPYCSVDRKAEKKTLGELEQEFLQALQSFYYEKKAIMSNEEFDNLKEELMWEGSSVVMLSPDEQKLLEASMAYAAGKPIMTDAEFDELKARLRKEGSSIVQEGPRCSLRSKKVYSDLTVDYLKMFLLNVPAAVIALTLFFFLDDLTGFEITYLLELPEPFSFIFTWFAALPLIFWLSQLLTNAIVKDFLILKGPCPNCGTENISFFGTILTIPSSGTTNTVKCSNCGTTLVYDSIMRVITLPEPTEA is encoded by the exons ATGGCCTCCGAGGTCTGGCTGTCCTTGCTCTCTCCTCGCCTTCCCTCCAGATCTCCTCTCcttttgaagccctctcccccttcctcctcttcttccttccggagatcttctatctttgctgCTTCCCTTGGCCTTGCCTCTCACCATCGGCGCAGGGTGCTCGTGCTGCGTCCCAGGGCCGCCGATCAGCAAG GTCAGGTTCAGGATGACGAAGTTGTTGATAGCAAAATCTTGCCATATTGCAGCGTAGATAGGAAGGCAGAGAAGAAGACGCTAGGAGAACTTGAACAGGAATTTCTACAAGCATTACAA TCATTCTACTATGAGAAAAAAGCAATAATGTCTAACGAGGAATTTGATAATCTCAAGGAAGAATTAATGTGGGAAGGAAGCAGCGTTGTCATGCTAA GTCCAGATGAACAAAAGCTTTTGGAAGCTTCAATGGCTTATGCAGCTGGGAAGCCCATTATGACAGATGCTGAATTTGATGAATTGAAGGCGAGATTAAGG AAAGAAGGAAGCAGCATTGTACAAGAAGGCCCACGGTGCAGTCTTCGTAGCAAAAAG GTCTACAGTGACTTGACTGTTGACTACCTCAAGATGTTCTTATTAAATGTGCCAGCAGCTGTTATTGCTCTGACATT GTTTTTCTTTCTAGATGATCTGACAGGCTTTGAAATTACTTATCTTTTGGAG TTGCCAGAGCCCTTCAGTTTCATTTTCACATGGTTTGCTGCTTTACCTCTTATATTTTGGTTATCCCAGTTGCTCACGAATGCCATCGTGAaagattttttgattttaaag GGCCCCTGTCCAAACTGTGGCACAGAAAACATTTCCTTCTTTGGAACTATCCTGACCATACCTAGTAGTGGTACTACAAATACTGTCAAATGCTCAAA TTGTGGCACTACATTGGTATACGACTCAATAATGCGCGTAATTACACTTCCAGAACCAACTGAAGCATAA
- the LOC103696960 gene encoding polygalacturonate 4-alpha-galacturonosyltransferase, translating to MRPSKRLPEAAGGGGIQRSRGVVKLAALLLLSVLSPLLFLAARSIRTSVVADWEGIRRISSKPVVDWREQLAMQHMKSIFTKEVIDIISATRHELGPWSLDSARKNHISPSWKVGGQDEASQNLTISDPIQAASDVAQNASRSKLEIAGAVGDLLAIDKGIKNGSDGHLLDNPAILTRRRLREKRREKRAAELVQQNDEALVKLENAAIQRSKGVDSAVLGKYSIWRKDNENENSDSTVRLIRDQMIMARVYLVIAKSKDKTDLYQELQNRLKESQSALGEANADSELHQSAPKRIKEMGQVLSKAREQLYDCKAVTQKLRAMLQSADTQVRSLKKQSTFLSQLAAKTIPNGIHCLSMRLSIAYYLLPPEKRKFPRRENLEDPNLYHYALFSDNVLAASVVVNSTIMSAKEPEKHVFHLVTDKLNFGAMNMWFLLNPPGKATIHVENVDEFRWLNSSYCPVLRQLESVAMKEYYFKAGHHTTLSAGSSNLKYRNPKYLSMLNHLRFYLPEVYPKLNKILFLDDDIVVQKDLTALWSIDLRGNVNGAVETCGQSFHRFDKYLNFSNPHIAKNFDPNACGWAYGMNMFDLNEWKKKDITGIYHKWQSLNENRALWKLGTLPPGLLTFYKLTHPLDKSWHVLGLGYNPSIDRSEIENAAVVHYNGNMKPWLEIGMTKYRHYWTRYISYDDPYVKICNLSR from the exons ATGCGCCCTTCCAAGCGCCTACCCGAggccgccggcggcggcgggatCCAGAGGAGCCGCGGCGTCGTCAAACTCGccgcccttctcctcctctccgttCTCTCGCCGCTGCTCTTCTTGGCGGCGCGAAGCATTCGCACCTCCGTCGTGGCCG ATTGGGAGGGCATCCGACGCATTTCAAGCAAGCCG GTTGTTGATTGGAGAGAACAATTGGCCATGCAACACATGAAATCTATTTTCACAAAGGAG GTAATTGATATCATATCTGCAACCAGACATGAGTTAGGGCCATGGAGTCTTGATTCAGCTAGGAAAAACCATATATCACCTTCATGGAAAGTTGGTGGACAGGATGAAGCTTCTCAGAACTTGACCATTTCAGAT CCGATTCAAGCAGCTTCAGATGTTGCACAAAATGCTTCCCGTTCCAAATTAGAAATTGCTGGTGCGGTTGGTGATTTGCTAGCAATAGATAAAGGGATCAAAAATGGTTCTG ATGGACATCTTCTTGACAATCCAGCAATACTTACTCGAAGG CGATTGAGAGAGAAAAGACGAGAAAAGAGAGCAGCTGAGTTGGTTCAACAGAATGATGAAGCATTGGTGAAACTTGAAAATGCTGCCATTCAACGCTCGAAGGGTGTAGACTCTGCAGTACTTGGAAAATATAGCATATGGAGGAAAGATAATGAAAACGAGAACTCTGATTCAACCGTAAGGTTGATACGAGACCAAATGATCATGGCTAGAGTTTATTTAGTTATTGCTAAGTCAAAGGATAAGACTGATCTTTATCAGGAGCTACAGAATCGGCTAAAGGAAAGCCAAAGTGCACTTGGAGAGGCCAATGCTGATTCTGAGCTCCACCAAAG CGCACCCAAGAGAATAAAAGAAATGGGTCAGGTTTTGTCAAAAGCAAGAGAACAATTGTATGATTGTAAGGCAGTAACTCAGAAGCTCAGAGCAATGCTTCAATCAGCTGACACGCAGGTTAGGAGCTTAAAGAAACAGAGCACTTTCCTAAGCCAATTGGCTGCAAAAACAATTCCCAATGGGATCCACTGCTTATCTATGCGCTTAAGCATAGCCTACTATCTCCTCCCTCCAGAGAAAAGGAAATTTCCAAGGAGGGAGAATTTGGAAGATCCGAATCTTTACCATTATGCGCTCTTTTCTGACAATGTCTTAGCTGCATCAGTCGTTGTGAACTCAACAATCATGAGTGCCAAG GAGCCAGAGAAACATGTCTTCCATCTGGTTACTGATAAACTGAACTTTGGAGCCATGAACATGTGGTTTCTGTTGAATCCACCTGGAAAAGCAACCATTCATGTTGAAAATGTGGATGAATTTAGATGGCTGAACTCATCATATTGTCCAGTTTTACGGCAGCTTGAGTCTGTGGCGATGAAAGAGTACTATTTTAAAGCTGGTCATCATACAACTCTCTCAGCAGGTTCTTCAAATTTAAAATACCGGAACCCAAAATACCTTTCAATGCTAAACCATCTAAGGTTCTATCTCCCAGAGGTTTATCCCAAATTGAATAAAATCCTGTTTCTGGATGATGACATTGTTGTCCAGAAGGATTTGACAGCTTTATGGTCTATAGATCTCAGGGGAAATGTAAATGGTGCTGTAGAGACTTGTGGCCAGAGTTTTCATCGGTTTGACAAATACCTAAATTTTTCAAACCCTCACATTGCCAAGAACTTTGATCCAAATGCGTGTGGTTGGGCTTATGGAATGAATATGTTTGATTTAAATGAatggaagaagaaagatattacTGGGATTTATCACAAGTGGCAGTCATTG AACGAGAACAGGGCTCTATGGAAACTTGGTACACTTCCTCCTGGACTGTTGACATTCTACAAGTTGACTCATCCACTGGACAAGTCGTGGCATGTTCTTGGCTTGGGTTATAATCCAAGTATTGATCGCTCAGAGATCGAGAATGCTGCTGTCGTTCATTATAATGGGAATATGAAGCCTTGGTTGGAGATTGGAATGACCAAGTACAGGCACTACTGGACCCGATACATCTCATATGACGACCCATATGTCAAGATATGCAACCTTAGTCGATAG